From the Pseudomonadota bacterium genome, one window contains:
- a CDS encoding DUF115 domain-containing protein, with amino-acid sequence MTEPAFVKSIRKLFVPYMLRPLALCGILALDNYRKLAAFKGKHNGRRCFIIGNGPSLEIKDLERLENEITFASNKIYLAFDQTQWRPTYYSAVDKLIINREYKKLNELNKITTFFPYFFQKYDVHFDNSIYFYFIHKEFYPDLPLFGINPIYRLFSGHTVTYILLQLAVYMGIKEIYLIGVDYCYNIYQQDYSDNEKILVSDGTVSHFHPEYVKSGDKVFQPNLHLHEKAYISAGHALEKSGGRIFNATRGGKLDLFPRVDFDKIIYAGGK; translated from the coding sequence ATGACCGAACCGGCATTTGTAAAAAGTATCAGAAAGCTGTTTGTTCCGTATATGCTGCGTCCATTGGCCCTTTGCGGTATCCTGGCCTTGGATAATTATCGAAAATTAGCGGCATTCAAAGGCAAACATAACGGGCGGCGATGTTTCATTATCGGTAACGGACCCAGTCTTGAAATCAAGGACCTTGAAAGATTAGAAAATGAAATAACATTTGCGTCGAACAAGATATATCTTGCATTTGATCAGACACAATGGAGACCAACATATTATTCGGCAGTTGACAAGCTGATTATCAACCGGGAATATAAAAAATTAAATGAGCTGAATAAGATCACAACATTTTTTCCTTATTTTTTTCAAAAATATGATGTTCATTTTGACAATTCGATCTATTTCTATTTTATCCATAAAGAATTTTATCCAGATCTGCCGCTTTTTGGCATTAATCCTATTTACAGGCTGTTCAGTGGACATACGGTAACCTATATTTTATTGCAGCTTGCAGTTTATATGGGAATAAAAGAGATTTATCTTATAGGGGTCGATTATTGTTATAATATTTATCAGCAGGACTATAGTGATAATGAAAAGATTCTTGTATCCGACGGTACTGTATCCCATTTTCATCCGGAGTATGTAAAAAGCGGCGACAAAGTGTTTCAGCCGAATCTTCATTTGCATGAGAAAGCTTACATATCTGCCGGTCATGCGTTAGAAAAAAGCGGCGGCAGGATTTTCAATGCAACTCGGGGAGGTAAACTGGATCTGTTTCCCAGGGTTGATTTCGATAAGATAATTTATGCAGGTGGCAAGTAA
- a CDS encoding NAD(P)-binding protein: MPDKKILIIGAGPAGSTSARIFAEAGWTVDIFEKRHHIAGNCYDELDENGVLVHRYGPHYFRSNQIELLKWLGKFTDWIPGRYYVRAKVKNALIPVPISLATITALKGKAYSAEAFEKYLQHERISFSSPQNAEEQCLAQVGRELYETLFKGYTSKQWGVEPTKLSPDITARIPLRFDWDERYASEKYQVMPKDGYTAMFHKMLEHSNINVELNSLLCPSDIKRRREEYDYTFYSGPVDTFFDLKHGKLGYRSLRFEWHYYNESYVQPCVQINYPNDFEYTRTVEAKHVTAQKCDGTTVSHEYPQAEGEPFYPLLTRENLERYAKYRILADKESNSDRPIIFLGRLAEFKYYNMDHVILWAMETANRILRHEQGRI, encoded by the coding sequence ATGCCTGATAAAAAAATTTTAATAATCGGCGCCGGACCGGCAGGTTCAACTTCGGCAAGAATATTTGCTGAGGCAGGGTGGACGGTTGATATATTTGAAAAGCGCCATCATATAGCTGGTAACTGCTACGATGAACTTGACGAAAACGGTGTACTTGTACACAGATACGGGCCGCACTATTTTCGTAGCAATCAGATCGAACTGTTAAAATGGCTCGGTAAATTTACCGACTGGATTCCCGGAAGATATTATGTGCGGGCCAAGGTCAAAAATGCCTTGATACCTGTGCCGATCAGCCTCGCAACCATTACCGCTCTTAAAGGAAAAGCGTACTCTGCGGAAGCGTTCGAAAAATATCTTCAACACGAGCGTATTTCCTTTTCGAGCCCGCAAAACGCAGAAGAACAGTGTTTGGCCCAGGTCGGGAGGGAACTGTACGAAACGCTCTTTAAAGGGTATACAAGCAAACAATGGGGCGTTGAACCCACAAAGTTGAGTCCTGACATTACTGCGCGAATTCCGCTTAGATTTGATTGGGACGAAAGATATGCATCTGAAAAATATCAGGTAATGCCCAAAGATGGTTACACGGCAATGTTTCATAAAATGCTTGAACATTCAAATATCAATGTTGAGTTAAATTCTTTGTTGTGTCCTTCGGATATAAAAAGAAGAAGAGAAGAATATGACTATACCTTTTACTCCGGGCCGGTCGATACCTTCTTTGATTTGAAACACGGCAAGCTGGGATATCGTTCATTAAGGTTCGAATGGCATTATTATAATGAAAGTTATGTACAGCCCTGTGTCCAGATAAATTATCCGAATGATTTTGAGTATACCCGCACCGTTGAAGCAAAACATGTTACGGCGCAAAAATGCGACGGAACGACGGTATCCCATGAATACCCGCAAGCTGAAGGGGAACCATTTTATCCACTGCTGACTCGGGAAAATCTGGAGCGATATGCAAAATACCGGATTCTGGCCGATAAGGAATCAAATAGTGACCGGCCTATTATTTTTTTAGGCAGATTGGCGGAATTCAAATATTATAATATGGATCATGTCATTTTGTGGGCAATGGAAACGGCTAACCGCATTCTGAGGCATGAGCAGGGAAGGATTTGA
- a CDS encoding glycosyltransferase, with product MQSEAGGQTSNLLDPAVVAAVVVTYNRSKLLVDCLDHLLKQSRPVDRIIVVDNGSTDGTCEILNQKGFLANPVLDYLSLGKNYGNSGGLFRGISHALNEKPDWIWVMDDDANPDGYALQRILENDVLQKNIYGSAAIGSGKSIKKLCFPAKTVNRLKNKYIEHHEELNDIEEVEWIPFLGFFIHSEMIRRIGLPDPDLFILNDDVEYSERAKKCGANIYIVKSSIIYHPYQQTVSLNILGRKVYYRSMPPWKAYYGARNKVIVAKKYYGKLLWLQTIPGIFFRSLLGFLYEPKCFSFFFAHIIGIYDGLRGNKGVRFMPEITTSPPTHKTNDS from the coding sequence ATGCAATCAGAAGCAGGCGGACAAACTTCTAATCTGCTTGATCCGGCGGTGGTCGCAGCTGTTGTCGTTACATATAACCGTTCAAAATTACTTGTGGATTGTCTTGATCATTTGTTAAAACAGAGCCGTCCTGTGGATCGAATCATTGTTGTCGATAATGGTTCGACGGATGGAACCTGCGAAATTTTAAATCAAAAGGGGTTTTTGGCAAATCCTGTGCTTGACTATTTATCCCTTGGAAAGAATTACGGTAACTCCGGCGGTTTATTCAGAGGTATAAGTCATGCTTTAAATGAAAAACCCGACTGGATATGGGTGATGGATGATGATGCAAATCCTGACGGGTACGCTTTGCAGAGGATACTGGAAAATGATGTTTTACAGAAAAATATCTATGGGTCTGCTGCAATCGGCTCCGGAAAAAGCATAAAAAAGCTCTGTTTTCCTGCTAAAACAGTGAATCGCCTTAAAAACAAATATATAGAACATCATGAAGAGCTGAATGACATTGAAGAAGTCGAATGGATACCATTTCTAGGGTTTTTTATCCACTCGGAAATGATTCGGCGGATAGGCTTGCCTGATCCGGATTTGTTTATCCTAAATGATGATGTGGAGTATTCTGAGCGGGCCAAAAAATGCGGAGCTAATATCTACATTGTAAAAAGCAGTATTATTTATCATCCATACCAGCAGACCGTCTCACTGAATATATTGGGAAGAAAAGTATATTACCGTAGTATGCCACCTTGGAAAGCGTATTATGGAGCCCGCAACAAAGTTATCGTTGCGAAAAAATACTATGGAAAATTATTATGGCTTCAAACTATTCCAGGTATTTTTTTCAGATCACTATTGGGGTTTTTGTACGAACCTAAATGCTTTTCGTTTTTTTTTGCTCATATCATCGGAATTTATGATGGATTGCGTGGAAATAAAGGAGTAAGATTTATGCCTGAAATCACAACTTCTCCCCCAACACATAAAACAAATGACTCATAG
- a CDS encoding type II toxin-antitoxin system VapC family toxin, translating to MISYFDSSSIVKWFFDEPYAEISRSLKDETDMAFTSLISYPEVFSAFRRAWKEKRCSKYDIEIVQGEFLRIWHDFRWIKPNEILISNTRELIFRHELKGYDAVHLASSLILKDQSNGIEIFFSCFDKTLNKAAKKEGLIIHEISM from the coding sequence ATGATTTCCTATTTTGACAGCAGCAGCATAGTAAAATGGTTTTTTGACGAACCATATGCCGAAATTTCACGCTCGCTTAAAGATGAAACGGATATGGCTTTTACCTCATTAATTTCATATCCGGAAGTATTTTCTGCCTTCAGACGTGCATGGAAAGAAAAACGATGTTCAAAATACGACATAGAGATTGTTCAAGGAGAGTTTTTGCGGATTTGGCATGACTTTCGTTGGATTAAACCAAACGAAATATTGATCTCAAATACCAGAGAATTAATTTTCAGGCATGAATTGAAAGGATATGACGCTGTTCATCTGGCATCTTCGCTGATATTGAAAGATCAAAGCAACGGCATAGAAATATTTTTCTCATGTTTTGACAAAACTCTAAATAAGGCGGCTAAGAAAGAAGGATTAATAATACATGAAATTTCAATGTAA
- a CDS encoding AbrB/MazE/SpoVT family DNA-binding domain-containing protein produces MITDNVTVSNRGYIILPARIRKEMNIKSGTKILLSREDNKIILQPVSSFTEKLSGLTTGSFGENAGDIKEYIDKERKDRSV; encoded by the coding sequence ATGATTACTGATAATGTGACGGTTTCAAACAGAGGATATATTATTCTACCTGCACGCATTCGAAAAGAGATGAATATAAAATCAGGCACAAAAATCCTGTTAAGCAGGGAAGATAATAAAATTATTCTCCAGCCTGTTTCATCTTTCACGGAAAAACTGTCAGGATTAACAACAGGCAGTTTTGGAGAAAATGCGGGTGATATAAAAGAATATATAGATAAAGAAAGAAAAGACAGGTCAGTGTGA